A genomic stretch from Oreochromis niloticus isolate F11D_XX linkage group LG11, O_niloticus_UMD_NMBU, whole genome shotgun sequence includes:
- the gask1a gene encoding uncharacterized protein gask1a isoform X3: MAWRVWSKLWCGHTWILLLTPLFLLFLMIFVMTVTLPLPSPPADIAWRSSRALSSTGEFRSRNRIVEPLPAAGIQQPLTHMYSRSLRSSSRRETSKHSVPLQPFGDAAGNDKNSIKERRHADIQRNKHKSKGIASKRKELAGANQPASHHRLHPEFIDNNTLPKHRIKPSNQSAVAKQATQTYIYLEKSASADPIESETGAADRQAAKLRFRHTNWNADKQLHGSHTSAKIAQQHLGLKKHKQPTKQNLKSDNVQAVKKLPGYFIKHRNLSEDPLDAKKIPGSLAKPEVTVMKDDIDWCQSFTEQDFPDSDRRRIRADSHRLPWFSRVDIQKMEFLAKGEVVSKTRMPGHGQVLQVALDAPADQQKPSVMRDSHQHGEGCGRSTTHGERCQQGCCSLVKRTDDWIEVFAFHLDRVLGLNRSLPAVLRTFHSHVLPNRYINGTPRPAVWWDPDIHHLSDEDNDQNSVQLSWVHYQKLLKARCGSETDLRSAPCVGVQHSEWGRLALFDFLLQVNDRLDRYCCGFIPDPTELCVENLLYARCANTKDLLLVHILVCITSW; this comes from the exons gCCTGGCGAGTGTGGTCCAAACTCTGGTGTGGTCACACATGGATCCTACTTCTTACCCCTcttttccttctcttcctcATGATCTTTGTGATGACAGTCACTCTGCCGCTCCCTTCACCACCCGCTGACATCGCCTGGAGGTCGTCCCGGGCCCTGAGTTCTACGGGGGAGTTCAGATCCAGGAACAGGATTGTGGAGCCCCTTCCAGCTGCTGGCATCCAGCAGCCACTCACTCACATGTACAGCAGGAGCTTGAGAAGCAGCAGTAGAAGAGAGACATCTAAACATTCTGTGCCACTTCAACCTTTCGGGGATGCTGCTGGCAATGACAAAAACAGCATCAAAGAGAGACGTCACGCTGAcatacaaagaaataaacacaaaagcAAAGGCATTGCCTCCAAGAGAAAAGAGCTGGCAGGCGCCAACCAGCCAGCCAGTCATCACCGTCTCCATCCAGAGTTTATAGACAACAACACACTGCCAAAGCACAGAATTAAACCAAGCAACCAGAGTGCTGTGGCAAAACAAGctacacaaacatacatttaTCTTGAAAAGAGTGCTTCAGCAGATCCCATAGAAAGTGAGACAGGAGCTGCAGATAGACAGGCAGCCAAATTGAGGTTTAGACACACAAACTGGAATGCAGACAAACAGTTACATGGCAGCCATACGAGTGCAAAGATAGCACAACAACAcctgggtttaaaaaaacacaaacaaccaaCAAAACAGAATCTGAAATCAGACAATGTGCAGGCTGTTAAAAAGCTCCCTGGATATTTCATAAAACACCGTAATCTCTCTGAGGATCCCTTGGATGCGAAAAAGATCCCGGGATCACTGGCCAAACCAGAGGTCACTGTGATGAAAGATGACATCGACTGGTGTCAAAGCTTCACAGAGCAGGACTTCCCAGACAGCGACCGCAGGAGGATCAGGGCCGACTCGCACCGCCTTCCCTGGTTCAGCAGGGTAGACATCCAGAAGATGGAGTTCCTCGCTAAGGGCGAGGTGGTTAGCAAGACCAGGATGCCGGGACACGGACAGGTGCTCCAAGTGGCACTGGATGCTCCAGCAGACCAACAG AAGCCATCCGTGATGAGAGACTCACATCAGCACGGAGAAGGATGTGGACGTTCAACTACCCACGGTGAGCGCTGCCAGCAGGGCTGCTGCTCCCTGGTTAAGCGCACTGATGACTGGATTGAAGTGTTCGCCTTCCACCTGGACAGAGTGCTGGGACTCAACAGAAGTCTCCCCGCAGTTCTGAGGACCTTTCATAGCCACGTGCTGCCCAACAGGTACATTAATGGTACCCCCAGACCTGCAGTGTGGTGGGACCCAGATATTCACCACCTTTCTGATGAAGACAATGACCAGAACTCAGTACAGCTCAGCTGGGTTCACTACCAGAAACTGCTAAAAGCTCGCTGTGGGAGTGAAACAGACCTGAGGTCAGCCCCCTGCGTGGGAGTGCAGCACTCAGAGTGGGGAAGGCTAGCTCTTTTTGACTTCCTGCTGCAG